The sequence CGGGAGTGTTCGATCATCTGATGAAATTGCCGCTTTCCTTCTTTGAGAAGCGCAAGTTGGGTGATATTCAATCCCGTTTCGGCTCATTGGATACGATAAGAGCGACTTTCACTACCAGCATCGTCAGCAGTATTATTGATGGCATCATGTCCGTAGGCGTATTTATCATGATGCTGCTCTATGGCGGCTGGTTGGTTTGGGTGGTGCTCGGCTTTACGGCGATATACGTTATTCTCAGGTTGTCGACCTATCAATATTATCGGCAGCTGTCGGAAGAGCAGTTGGTGAAAGGGGCACGAGCCGGGTCTCATTTCATGGAAACGTTGTATAGCGTCAGTACGTTAAAGGCGCTGGGGTTATCTGAAACCCGTTCGCAGTATTGGCTGAATCTAAACGTAGAAACGATCAATGCCGGTATCAAGCTGACCAAATTAAACATGATGTTTGGCGGCCTGGGGGCGTTTATCGCCACCTGCGATCAGGTGATCATCCTTTGGCTAGGCGCGGCATTGGTCATAGACAATCAAATGACGATCGGCATGTTTATCGCGTTTAACGCCTACCGCGGGCAGTTTTCGGAGCGTGCCAGCAGCCTGATCGACATGATGCTTCAGCTGCGAATGCTGAGTTTGCATAATGAAAGGGTGGCGGACATTGTGCTTTCGTCACCGGAATCGCAAATGCCCGCGCGCCAGCTCTTCACAAAAGGCAAAGCCGCGGAGCTTCGGGTGCGGAATCTGCGCTACCAGTATGATCGCTTGGCGAAACCCATTATCGCGGATTTGAATCTCAGCATTGCAGCGGGAGAAAGCGTGGCGATTGTCGGTCCCTCCGGCGCGGGTAAAACCACGTTGATGAAGTTAATGTGTGGGTTGCTGTCGCCGGATGAAGGGGCCGTGCTGGTCGACGGTATGGATATCAGCAACATTGGCGTTAATAATTATCGCCAATGTATCGCTTGCGTGTTGCAGGATGACAAGCTGCTGGCGGGATCTATCGCTGAAAATATTTCAGGATTTGATGCCGAAATGGATCTGAAGCGTATTGAGGCGTGCGCACGACGTTGCAATATGCATGATGATATTCAAAACATGCCGATGGGCTATGAAACATTGATCGGCGAACTGGGGGGGAGCCTTTCTGGCGGGCAGAAACAGCGCTTATTGATAGCCCGTGCGCTCTATCGTCGCCCCAGCATTCTGTTTATGGACGAAGCGACTAGCCACCTGGATCTAGATAATGAAACACATATTAACCGCGCTATTTCACAACTGAACATTACCCGCGTGATTATTGCGCACCGTCCGTCGACGATTGCCTCTGCGGATAGAGTCATTCGACTCGGGTAATGTCAGCTTCGCTTTACCTGGCCTCTTCACCCCGATATTTCCGCTACTTCAACCGCGCACTCATCCTGCGGTGAACCCATGAAAAAAGGGTTATCACAATGATAACCCTGGCATGATGTGACGCTTTAGGCGCTGAAGCCAATGTTAACCGCTGAGGTCAACCGCGAGGCTTGCAGGGCCCCGATCAGTTCGAATCGGTATTGTTGTTGTTCCCCCACATGGTACCGCCGCCGTTGCTCCCGCCCCAGGGAATGCCTGATGGGCCAACTGAGCCGGGGGCACGATCGCCGGTGACATAGTTACCGACAGCACCGCCGACAATAGTGCCGACAACGCCGCCCGCCACGCCACCGATAGAGCCGATGCCGCCGCCGATCGCTGCGCCGACAGTTTCTGCGGAAACCGTCAATGTACCGCTGCGATCTCCTGCACCGGAAATGATTGAACATTCTTCAGAGGTAAGATTGCGCATACTTGCTCCTTAGTAATTAAATTTTAAAATAAGCCACGTTGATCATGCTGAGCGTCGCCCGCGATCGCTATTGAGCAATTTATGCGTGGCGATAACGGCAAAGGCGATAAGGGCGTATTTCAAGAAACGATTGAGGCTGAAATAATCCGCAATCGCGCCAACAACAAGCCCGATTAAAATGGCGAACAATATAATGAATAATCTTTTCATATGATGGATACGAATCTTCCTGCATTAGTTACTGTCGGCAGGATTGTTCGTCGATGTTTGTTTATTGCCACCCAACATGGACTCCACCATTTTGCCAGCGGTATAGGCGGCACCACCGATAACGGCACCGGCAACAGCGCCTGGGCCAGCACCGACGCCGCCAGCCATGGCGCCGGTCATCGCTCCACCAACCGCGCCGGCAGCGACTGCACCGCCCAACTCTGCATAGCTGAAATCCCCAGCTGCCGCGATAAAGTTCACTTCATTAAGTGTAAGCTCTCTCATAATGACTTCCTTATATTATTGGTTTTTGGTTTTTGCAGTTTTCCGATACCAGAAAAATGCCACTAGCAAGGTTGAAAAGATAAAGGATTGAATGATTGTGCTGGTAAACCTCCTGTCTTCGGAAAAAAATAAAGAATAAAAAATATCCATAAATGTGTAGTAAAAGCAGAACAAAAAAATCCAACTGCTTGGTAATTTCATCAGTGCCTCGATAGGTTTGATTGATAGGGGGTATCTTCTCGCGTTATTCCAATGATGTTGACAACGCGTGCAGCAATTGCGTCAGCGCTCGAAGAAGTTGAGCGTTGTTTAAAATGCTGTAATGCGTTTCTGCACAATAACTGAGTTGAACGCTATGCGAGGATTGCATCTCCCAGCGTTGTGCAAGATGGGGGTGTTTACGCTGACGTTGCTGGCTGAGCCAAAGCGTTAGCGGTATCGCTATCTGCGGCAGGGGGCCGGCGTTATTCGTTAGTTCGAACGATTTTTTCAGCGCCCAACAGAAGGTTTCGGCATGTTCCAGCGTGATCTTCTCCGCAAGCACGCTCTGATTCAGCGCATAGTGCATTTTTATCTCGTTGGCGAAGCTGTCTATCGCATTCGTTTCTTGACGCCGACACAAATGGCGCGCAATACCGAGGGAGTCGAACAGACTGAGGTAACTTTGGGCCACGCTGAAACGTCGCTTCACTGCGGGCTGCTGGGCGGGAAAACCGCTGTCGACAACCACCGCATGCGCAAAGGGCGCGCCTTGTTCCGTGGCCAGCGCCGCCATATGGACAGCTAATTGGCCACCCAATGACCAGCCGGCGATAACGGCCGTGTCGCGTTTGGCACGCGGTATGGCCGCCAAGTGGGAGGCGGCCAATCGCTGCAGGGTGAGTGTGTCGTCTGCGCCTGGCGCGGCCAACCCCGGGC comes from Serratia sarumanii and encodes:
- a CDS encoding peptidase domain-containing ABC transporter, which encodes MTESYFDTLKGKLNLSLRRKVPQILQTEASECGLASLAMVCHYHGLQIDLFNLRSRYGFSSRGATLSALIDIASALKLQSRALSLNIDELKALKMPCILHWDMKHFVVLVSVSRGRAVIHDPAFGRKVLGLHELSRHFTGVALELWPDSEFQPIKQQSRLRFRKLMSNVRGLKGALLKIFCLSIVIETVNLLLPVGTQLVMDHVILAGDHDLLALICIGLLFFILFRTGVSMLRSWISIVMGALIDVQWKAGVFDHLMKLPLSFFEKRKLGDIQSRFGSLDTIRATFTTSIVSSIIDGIMSVGVFIMMLLYGGWLVWVVLGFTAIYVILRLSTYQYYRQLSEEQLVKGARAGSHFMETLYSVSTLKALGLSETRSQYWLNLNVETINAGIKLTKLNMMFGGLGAFIATCDQVIILWLGAALVIDNQMTIGMFIAFNAYRGQFSERASSLIDMMLQLRMLSLHNERVADIVLSSPESQMPARQLFTKGKAAELRVRNLRYQYDRLAKPIIADLNLSIAAGESVAIVGPSGAGKTTLMKLMCGLLSPDEGAVLVDGMDISNIGVNNYRQCIACVLQDDKLLAGSIAENISGFDAEMDLKRIEACARRCNMHDDIQNMPMGYETLIGELGGSLSGGQKQRLLIARALYRRPSILFMDEATSHLDLDNETHINRAISQLNITRVIIAHRPSTIASADRVIRLG